From Rhinolophus sinicus isolate RSC01 linkage group LG15, ASM3656204v1, whole genome shotgun sequence, the proteins below share one genomic window:
- the NXPH3 gene encoding neurexophilin-3, with protein MQLTRCCFVFLVQGSLYLVICGQDDGPPGSEDPEHDDHESQPRPRMPRKRSHISPKARPVANSTLLGLLAPPGEAWGILGQPPNRPNHSPPPSAKVKKIFGWGDFYSNIKTVALNLLVTGKIVDHGNGTFSVHFRHNATGQGNISISLVPPSKAVEFHQEQQIFIEAKASKIFNCRMEWEKVERGRRTSLCTHDPAKTCSRDHAQSSATWSCSQPFKVVCVYIAFYSTDYRLVQKVCPDYNYHSGTPYYPSG; from the exons ATGCAACTGACTCGCTGCTGTTTCGTGTTCCTAGTGCAGGGCAGCCTCTATCTG GTCATCTGTGGCCAGGATGATGGGCCTCCTGGCTCAGAGGACCCTGAGCATGACGACCACGAGAGCCAGCCCCGACCCCGGATGCCTCGGAAGCGGAGCCACATCTCACCCAAGGCCCGCCCCGTGGCCAATTCTACTCTCCTAGGGTTGTTGGCTCCACCTGGAGAGGCATGGGGCATCCTTGGGCAGCCCCCCAATCGCCCAAACCACAGCCCTCCACCTTCGGCCAAGGTGAAGAAAATCTTTGGCTGGGGCGACTTCTACTCCAACATCAAGACGGTTGCCCTGAACCTGCTTGTCACGGGGAAGATCGTGGACCACGGCAACGGGACCTTCAGCGTCCACTTCCGGCACAATGCCACGGGCCAGGGCAACATCTCCATCAGCCTTGTGCCCCCCAGTAAAGCCGTCGAGTTCCACCAGGAGCAGCAGATCTTCATTGAAGCCAAGGCCTCCAAAATCTTCAACTGCCGAATGGAGTGGGAGAAGGTGGAACGGGGCCGCCGGACCTCGCTGTGCACCCACGACCCAGCCAAGACCTGCTCCCGAGACCACGCTCAGAGCTCAGCCACCTGGAGCTGCTCCCAGCCCTTCAAagttgtctgtgtctacattGCCTTCTACAGCACGGACTACAGGCTGGTCCAGAAGGTGTGCCCAGATTACAACTACCACAGCGGTACTCCCTACTACCCCTCCGGCTGA